A single Hemitrygon akajei chromosome 29, sHemAka1.3, whole genome shotgun sequence DNA region contains:
- the LOC140718559 gene encoding uncharacterized protein isoform X2: MQVKSLTSSLTPALMTDYKRKGDLDGNSRPSSRNGDWPILTNGALHENRGGTAQHSDESEWFVRPRHLVRSLGRYPALEELGVPAHSVSPVDRVVGLTGSELSSKGFATATISPVDIAYRESVPVRVGAPHVIGVRALLPPQIPVRLQCPERTRSPSPNTHSRTLRRTRDFRSRSLSPAPKRSHWQQSRPQSPKPVWRPNSAKVNACGRPPLPIKRQTTGSKKAAFASLSRSYSYNPEAFGLSSQPVLNQSVDDRLSFRALDVASPSAKEISDRFLQTLAEGDIRQSLVEMSPYQQELSQLRLQRLRVEEELLLELKWKQELERFRGPQPKWYEMKGPRFHYEAHKNNELLRSSKERGSGFSYGEDFSASSDFSQNGNTDSV, encoded by the exons ATGCAGGTGAAGAGTCTGACTTCGAGTCTGACCCCTGCATTAATGACAGACTACAAAAGGAAAGGAGACCTGGACGGCAATTCCAGACCGAGCAGCAGAAATGGTGATTGGCCGATCCTAACCAATGGGGCACTCCACGAGAACAGAGGTGGAACAGCACAACATTCCGATGAGTCGGAGTGGTTTGTGAGGCCAAGGCACTTAGTGCGATCACTGGGCAGATACCCAGCCCTTGAAGAGCTCGGAGTTCCTGCTCACTCTGTGTCTCCAGTTGACCGAGTGGTGGGCCTCACTGGAAGTGAGCTCTCCAGCAAAGGCTTCGCAACTGCCACCATCTCACCTGTCGACATTGCCTACAGAGAAAGCGTACCCGTGAGGGTGGGGGCACCACACGTAATTGGAGTCAGAGCTCTCCTTCCTCCTCAGATTCCGGTCCGGCTTCAGTGCCCTGAAAGGACGAGATCACCGTCTCCCAACACCCATTCCCGGACTCTCAGGCGCACCAGAGACTTCCGGTCACggtccctgtcccctgctcctaAAAGAAGCCATTGGCAGCAATCCcgccctcagtctcctaaaccAGTGTGGAGACCAAATTCTGCCAAAGTGAATGCATGCGGTAGGCCCCCTCTGCCCATAAAGAGGCAGACAACTGGGAGTAAGAAAGCAGCCTTTGCCAGTCTGTCTAGATCGTATTCCTACAATCCAGAGGCCTTCGGCTTGAGCTCCCAGCCTGTGCTGAATCAGAGTGTAGATGACCGTCTGAGTTTCAGAGCTCTGGATGTGGCATCACCTTCCGCAAAGGAgatcagtgacag GTTCCTGCAAACGCTGGCAGAGGGCGACATCAGACAGTCATTGGTGGAAATGTCTCCTTACCAACAGGAACTGTCTCAGTTGAGGCTGCAGCGCCTCCGTGTGGAGGAAGAGTTACTGCTGGAGCTCAAATGGAAACAGGAACTGGAAAGATTCCGGGGCCCACAGCCCAAATG GTATGAAATGAAAGGACCTCGCTTTCATTATGAAGCACACAAGAACAATGAACTGTTACGAAGTAGCAAGGAGAGGGGGTCTGGATTTAGCTATGGAGAGGACTTCTCGGCTTCCAGTGACTTCTCTCAAAATGGCAACACAGACTCCGTGTGA
- the LOC140718559 gene encoding uncharacterized protein isoform X1, with product MALKADRALVLHGVRSSLRKRPNEHLTNAQKTFTMHQQVSSDQPTNWNFNRSSADISIDDRLREVPLSGSQTNSPSIDELEQSLSELKMQVKSLTSSLTPALMTDYKRKGDLDGNSRPSSRNGDWPILTNGALHENRGGTAQHSDESEWFVRPRHLVRSLGRYPALEELGVPAHSVSPVDRVVGLTGSELSSKGFATATISPVDIAYRESVPVRVGAPHVIGVRALLPPQIPVRLQCPERTRSPSPNTHSRTLRRTRDFRSRSLSPAPKRSHWQQSRPQSPKPVWRPNSAKVNACGRPPLPIKRQTTGSKKAAFASLSRSYSYNPEAFGLSSQPVLNQSVDDRLSFRALDVASPSAKEISDRFLQTLAEGDIRQSLVEMSPYQQELSQLRLQRLRVEEELLLELKWKQELERFRGPQPKWYEMKGPRFHYEAHKNNELLRSSKERGSGFSYGEDFSASSDFSQNGNTDSV from the exons ATGGCTCTGAAGGCGGATCGAGCCCTCGTCCTGCACGGGGTGAGAAGTTCTCTGAG gaaaaGACCAAATGAGCATCTCACAAATGCACAAAAGACATTCACCATGCATCAGCAAGTATCAAGTGATCAACCAACAAACTGGAATTTTAATCGCAGCTCAGCAGACATCTCCATAGATGACAGGCTAAGGG AGGTGCCTTTGTCTGGCAGCCAGACGAACAGCCCCAGCATCGATGAATTGGAACAAAGTTTAAGTGAGCTAAAGATGCAGGTGAAGAGTCTGACTTCGAGTCTGACCCCTGCATTAATGACAGACTACAAAAGGAAAGGAGACCTGGACGGCAATTCCAGACCGAGCAGCAGAAATGGTGATTGGCCGATCCTAACCAATGGGGCACTCCACGAGAACAGAGGTGGAACAGCACAACATTCCGATGAGTCGGAGTGGTTTGTGAGGCCAAGGCACTTAGTGCGATCACTGGGCAGATACCCAGCCCTTGAAGAGCTCGGAGTTCCTGCTCACTCTGTGTCTCCAGTTGACCGAGTGGTGGGCCTCACTGGAAGTGAGCTCTCCAGCAAAGGCTTCGCAACTGCCACCATCTCACCTGTCGACATTGCCTACAGAGAAAGCGTACCCGTGAGGGTGGGGGCACCACACGTAATTGGAGTCAGAGCTCTCCTTCCTCCTCAGATTCCGGTCCGGCTTCAGTGCCCTGAAAGGACGAGATCACCGTCTCCCAACACCCATTCCCGGACTCTCAGGCGCACCAGAGACTTCCGGTCACggtccctgtcccctgctcctaAAAGAAGCCATTGGCAGCAATCCcgccctcagtctcctaaaccAGTGTGGAGACCAAATTCTGCCAAAGTGAATGCATGCGGTAGGCCCCCTCTGCCCATAAAGAGGCAGACAACTGGGAGTAAGAAAGCAGCCTTTGCCAGTCTGTCTAGATCGTATTCCTACAATCCAGAGGCCTTCGGCTTGAGCTCCCAGCCTGTGCTGAATCAGAGTGTAGATGACCGTCTGAGTTTCAGAGCTCTGGATGTGGCATCACCTTCCGCAAAGGAgatcagtgacag GTTCCTGCAAACGCTGGCAGAGGGCGACATCAGACAGTCATTGGTGGAAATGTCTCCTTACCAACAGGAACTGTCTCAGTTGAGGCTGCAGCGCCTCCGTGTGGAGGAAGAGTTACTGCTGGAGCTCAAATGGAAACAGGAACTGGAAAGATTCCGGGGCCCACAGCCCAAATG GTATGAAATGAAAGGACCTCGCTTTCATTATGAAGCACACAAGAACAATGAACTGTTACGAAGTAGCAAGGAGAGGGGGTCTGGATTTAGCTATGGAGAGGACTTCTCGGCTTCCAGTGACTTCTCTCAAAATGGCAACACAGACTCCGTGTGA